The following DNA comes from Hordeum vulgare subsp. vulgare chromosome 3H, MorexV3_pseudomolecules_assembly, whole genome shotgun sequence.
CACAAGTAAAAAATTTTATCAAAAATTTAAAGGTTGAAAATCAGCTGATTAATTGTTTCATATGCTTACTATGTTCCCACCACCTTCTTTGTGCTTCCTTGAGTATCATTGGAGCTGAAAATTTTTGCTAGCCCAAAATCAGAAATTTTAGGATTCATATCCTGGTCCAAGAGAATGTTGCTGGCCTTAAGGTCTCTGTGTATGATGCGCAACCGAGAGTGCTTGTGGAGATACAGTAGACCTTGGGCTATCCCTTCGATTATCTCACATCTTTTATTCCAATCAACCAAAGTTGTTCGGCTAACATCTGCACATTAGAGTGCATTTTATAGTATGGATGAAACACGATCCAAAATATGGTTAAACTACATTGTGCGTACCAAAGATAAAGAAGTCCAAGCTCTTATTTGGCAAATATTCGTACACCAAAAGTTTTTCCTCTCCCTTAATGCAGCATCCCATGAGCTTGACCAGATTACTGTGTTGTAGTTTTGCAATAAGTTCAACTTCATTTTTGAATTCTGTGAAACCCTGTCCTGAATGCGAGGCAAGCCTTTTAACTGCTATTTCTGTTCCATCTGGTAACTGCCCCTGGAAGTATGTAAAAAAACTGGAGGCATTATATTGTAGTGAAATTACAGAAAATTCATGGCATGCCATCCACGGGAAAAGGATTTTTGGGATATGCAGCAAACAGCATGTCAACAACTCAACATCATATATCCAATACATGGCCTTAATATTCCATTTCAGTGCATTACTTCTATTTCCTTCAGAGTTTCAGTCCACTGCTGAATAGGGAAAAATAAACATGTTTATCAAGAGTTCCATAAATAATTCTTTCTAGTTTAGGGTTACATTAGGTTACTTATGCTAATCATAGTTGGTTCAGTTACATTTATAAAACCGGATTTTAGGCTGTATATAATATATGTATATCAAGCAATTGTATGTAAAAAAATTCATTCTAGGGCTTCGATAATATAACGGAAAGCGTGCGGTTTCATCTTTTTCGCCGTAGGTTGCTAGTACAGGATGAGTGATATGATAACTGCCGTTATGAATACTGGAACTTTTTATCATCTCTGGCTTGGGCAAGAAAGATGACTTGTATcgttctattttatttttgctgCACACTTCATGTACTTTTCCGAGACTTCATTTCGATTTTAATATATGGCTGTATGCATctatcgatgcagaggccggggctcagCCTTCATTTCTAAAAATGAATACTGGAACTTATATTATTTTCCAAGGTAGTTTACGAAACTAGGAAAACCATAGCACGATTCGTTATAGACTGGAGTACTGTCATTAGCACTAGTGTAAGTATATAAGGATGTGTTTTAGGTAACAGTGATTTAATATATATTTTAGAATGAACATATGATTGAATCTTTTCAAGACAATGCATTTACCTTGTAGACAGGGCCAAAACCACCTTGCCCAAGTAGGTTTTCTTTGGAGAAGTTGTGTGTAGCATGCAATATCTCAGATAAGTCAAAGAGAGTGAACTCTGAACTCTTCTCTTCTAATCTCCAAACAAATGCGTCTTCTTCCGGCCTATTCATGGCAGCTTGATCGTGTAAGATTCCCGTTCCTAAATTAAGGGGACACACATACAACGTTAAGGCTGACTACATAAACAAGTGGTAGTTTTTCTTAGAGGAAGGCTGTAATCGTGGTAACAACAAACCTTTTCTTCGTCTTCTCATCCATACAACAAAACAGATAACACACAGAAATATTGACAGTAGTGGAGCTGCCACAGCGATAATCCACAGCGCCCGCTGGCGTGAGTTGCGTCCTAAAAGAACACAAAGTCATATATAGTTTTCATAGAAATATAAAAATGAATTTATTTGGTGATAGAGGAAATGACAAATCAGTTGTGGTTGTGGATCGTCTCACTCAACCACACTTAAGCAATTGAACATGGGTCACCCCCCTTTGACCTTTGATCCATTCTGACTCTAGCATCTTTCCTCTTATCAATAAACATCTTTTTCTTTGTTATTGACTTAAATTAGTTCTTtgacttatttattttttattcatTTATTCTTAAGCTCATGTCTACTAGTCTAAAAATGCTACCACGTTACCACATAtttcctccgtcccataatataaggcgTTATTACATCCAATATGTGAGCATACTAGATGTAATAACGTCTTATATCATAGAACGGAGGGAGTGCATAATAAGCTAATTATTATAACAGTGAAAAGATATAAGTATCGATTTTCCTTGTAAGCGGACATTGCAACTATGTAGGCTAAATCAACTGCCATGGAAGACAACTTCATGTAGAATACGACTCTAATTTCCTAACTTACCTCTAGTAGCATATAAAATAATTAGTACAAGCTCTTTTTAATAGCTGCATGCATCGCTCATCGAAAAGACAAAGGAAGTTCACTCTTCTTCTCCTAGAATTTTCCGCTAAGAAAATTGTACCATGCAAGATGCGTGACATGTTACCCAAATTAATGAATCGAATTGAAACAGTGGTGCCATGCCCAACCAAGGATCTGCGGAGAAGGGTGAGAATTTTACATACCATTAAGTTCTTGGATGGTCGCTTGCGCCTCCGGAGGTGCAGGTGGTGCCACAACCGGCGACTGCGACTGCGGGGGTGGGTTCACAGTAATTGGCGGCACAGTACTGTTGTTGGTCGCCGGAACTTCAGATGCCAAGTTGATAATACGCAGCATGGGGTCCCCTTGGAAGAACGGGAATGTCTCATACCTCATGGTACACCGTGTCCCCAGAATTCGACCACCTTTCTTACCATCCATGTACTGGAGTGTATACTGGAAGTAAGGCTGCAAACAGGCCGCGCAGTCGTTCGCGGTCAGGTCTGGTGTGCACTGCATAAGGCAGTACAGCGTAGGAGAGGAGATGACGTCTAAGCGTGAGGTAGTGAACCTCCTGGAGCTGTTCACGGCCGATTGAGCCGTGTTGTTCAGAAGCGTGAACAAGAGCTTCGGGAAGTTCATCAAGCTCTCGATGCTCGCAATGACGAGCATATGTTCATTGAGGGTGGTGGCCAGAAAATTCTGGTTGGAGTACCTGAGCATGCAGGGATCGTTATCGTAGTACACGGCGGCGTCCTTATTGTTCACACAGTGCTCCTGCCCGTCCTGGAAGGCGGTAACCAAACAGCCCTCGCAGGCAGAGGCGTTGGCGTCCCCGCGGCAGAGTGCGAGGGCGAAGATGACATCCGGAGCATTGCCAACAGTGTCGGTGGCGAAGAGGTTGGTGCTGGACGCTGCTTTCTTCGGGAGGGTGGATGAGAGGAGCCTGAGGTTGGCTTCGTAGGTGCTATTTGATTTGTAGTTGCCGCTCTCGCCACAGG
Coding sequences within:
- the LOC123445556 gene encoding cysteine-rich receptor-like protein kinase 10: MRLLSSVDLPRHPWMAMVILPLLLLLVPLTAAQMWPSCGESGNYKSNSTYEANLRLLSSTLPKKAASSTNLFATDTVGNAPDVIFALALCRGDANASACEGCLVTAFQDGQEHCVNNKDAAVYYDNDPCMLRYSNQNFLATTLNEHMLVIASIESLMNFPKLLFTLLNNTAQSAVNSSRRFTTSRLDVISSPTLYCLMQCTPDLTANDCAACLQPYFQYTLQYMDGKKGGRILGTRCTMRYETFPFFQGDPMLRIINLASEVPATNNSTVPPITVNPPPQSQSPVVAPPAPPEAQATIQELNGRNSRQRALWIIAVAAPLLSIFLCVICFVVWMRRRRKGTGILHDQAAMNRPEEDAFVWRLEEKSSEFTLFDLSEILHATHNFSKENLLGQGGFGPVYKGQLPDGTEIAVKRLASHSGQGFTEFKNEVELIAKLQHSNLVKLMGCCIKGEEKLLVYEYLPNKSLDFFIFDVSRTTLVDWNKRCEIIEGIAQGLLYLHKHSRLRIIHRDLKASNILLDQDMNPKISDFGLAKIFSSNDTQGSTKKVVGTYGYMAPEYASEGIYSTKSDVFSFGVLLLEILSGKRNSGFHQHEDFLNLLGYSWHLWEGGRCLELLEASIAEEIHAAEASRYIHIALMCVQEHADDRPTMSNVVAMLNSENVILPEPKHPAYFNLRVSKEDESGSVLCSYNDVTICSNNDVTITEEPDGR